A part of Parvimonas micra genomic DNA contains:
- a CDS encoding isochorismatase family cysteine hydrolase: protein MRALLVIDLQKGIISQRDCSNEIDKIRWLIEAFKCKNMPIIFTKHLDENVESPLYKNCEGIEIIDNLDINAKYIVEKSKPDSFFNTNLEKILKNEGITELVICGFNTEYCCLFTSIVAADKNFKVYFIEDATGTVCDENTYEMPGLDIQDFIGSILNWSNMVNVLYLDEYKKELI from the coding sequence ATGAGAGCATTACTTGTAATTGATTTACAGAAAGGGATAATAAGTCAAAGAGATTGTAGTAATGAAATAGATAAAATTAGGTGGTTGATTGAGGCTTTTAAATGTAAAAATATGCCAATTATTTTTACAAAACATCTTGATGAAAATGTTGAAAGCCCTTTATACAAAAATTGTGAAGGTATTGAAATAATAGATAATTTGGATATAAATGCAAAATATATAGTTGAGAAAAGTAAGCCAGACTCATTTTTCAATACTAATCTTGAAAAAATTTTAAAAAATGAAGGCATCACAGAATTGGTTATTTGTGGCTTTAATACTGAATATTGTTGTTTGTTTACGTCTATAGTTGCTGCTGATAAAAATTTTAAGGTCTATTTTATAGAAGATGCAACCGGAACGGTTTGTGATGAAAATACTTATGAAATGCCTGGATTAGATATTCAAGATTTTATAGGGTCAATACTAAATTGGTCAAATATGGTAAATGTTTTGTATTTAGATGAATATAAGAAAGAGTTGATTTAA
- a CDS encoding DUF1576 domain-containing protein, with the protein MLSREKIYVKNHYRYDAIFIFSILAMSVGFLFDSPKEILYGYINILKSPSHLLTDYMAVGGIGATFLNAGFLMLLASFVLWRRQQLLTGPIIAALFTLFGFSLFGKNLFNTIPITFGVYLYGKIEGLKFNTLTMNSLFGTALGPVVSYICFGIGFPFFKGLVISYAVGILIGMIIPALSSSFLRFHQGYSLYNIGFTCGVIGLFIQGVFKSFNLEVKNVNVVSDGNLQIAIIMYIFFIIVFALGFYLNGFSFKNLGNLLKNSGRAPSDFGNIYGRGVSMINMAALGIIYTTYVLIMNQPLNGPILGGIFTIFGFGIFGKHIRNVLPILVGTLIAYFLNIYNPHSVFATVTILFATNLAPVAGEYGLIAGMVAGFCHVSIVSSVGLLHGGLNLYNNGFSGGFVAATLVPIFESIRNSRFFDKKEEEYL; encoded by the coding sequence GTGTTGAGTAGGGAAAAGATATATGTAAAAAACCATTATAGATATGATGCAATATTTATATTTTCTATTTTAGCGATGTCTGTTGGCTTTCTTTTTGACAGTCCTAAAGAAATTTTATACGGTTATATTAATATTTTAAAATCTCCAAGTCATCTACTTACTGATTATATGGCGGTAGGAGGAATAGGAGCAACATTTTTAAATGCCGGTTTTCTTATGTTACTTGCATCTTTTGTGTTGTGGAGAAGGCAACAATTATTGACGGGTCCTATTATAGCGGCACTTTTTACGCTTTTTGGTTTTTCCCTTTTTGGAAAAAATCTATTTAATACAATTCCGATAACTTTCGGAGTTTACCTTTATGGTAAAATTGAAGGTTTAAAATTTAATACATTGACTATGAATAGTCTGTTTGGTACTGCACTTGGTCCTGTTGTAAGTTATATTTGTTTTGGGATTGGATTTCCATTTTTTAAAGGATTAGTTATTTCTTATGCAGTTGGTATTCTTATTGGAATGATTATTCCTGCACTTTCATCTTCGTTTTTACGCTTTCATCAAGGATACAGTCTATATAATATTGGTTTTACATGTGGAGTTATTGGACTTTTCATTCAAGGAGTTTTTAAATCTTTTAATTTAGAAGTTAAAAATGTAAATGTTGTAAGTGATGGAAATTTACAAATTGCAATTATAATGTATATATTTTTTATCATAGTTTTTGCTTTGGGATTTTATCTAAATGGATTCAGTTTTAAAAATTTAGGAAATTTATTAAAAAATAGTGGTAGGGCTCCGTCTGATTTTGGGAATATTTACGGTAGAGGTGTCAGTATGATTAATATGGCTGCACTTGGAATTATATATACTACTTATGTTTTGATTATGAATCAACCTTTAAACGGACCGATTCTTGGAGGGATATTTACGATTTTTGGTTTTGGAATATTCGGAAAACATATTAGAAATGTGTTACCAATTCTTGTAGGAACATTGATTGCATACTTTTTAAACATTTATAATCCACATAGTGTTTTTGCAACAGTTACTATTCTATTTGCAACGAATTTAGCTCCGGTTGCCGGAGAGTATGGTCTTATTGCCGGGATGGTTGCGGGCTTTTGTCATGTATCTATTGTTTCCAGTGTTGGACTTTTACATGGAGGATTAAATCTTTATAACAACGGATTTTCAGGAGGTTTTGTTGCTGCAACTTTAGTTCCGATTTTTGAGTCAATCAGAAATTCTAGATTTTTTGATAAAAAAGAGGAGGAATATCTTTGA
- the sufC gene encoding Fe-S cluster assembly ATPase SufC, with protein sequence MKILEVKNLHVNVGDKEILKGIDLDIFEGKVHVIMGPNGAGKSTLTNAIMAHPNYEVTKGDIFFKGENINELRADERAKLGMFMSFQNPEEVPGVTVSNFIRASRMSITGEKESVIEFQRELEEKMESLTMDASYAQRYLNVGFSGGEKKKTEILQMVMLNPALVMLDETDSGLDIDAVKVVSENVEKFKSENKSILIITHHRAILSRIKPDYVHVLYDGKIVKTSDASLIDKIQKEGYSWV encoded by the coding sequence ATGAAAATATTAGAGGTAAAAAATCTCCATGTTAATGTTGGAGATAAAGAGATTTTAAAAGGTATCGATTTGGATATTTTTGAAGGAAAGGTTCATGTCATCATGGGACCTAATGGAGCGGGAAAATCTACACTTACTAATGCTATTATGGCTCATCCTAATTATGAAGTTACAAAGGGCGACATATTTTTTAAGGGTGAAAACATAAATGAATTAAGAGCGGATGAAAGAGCAAAACTTGGAATGTTTATGTCTTTTCAAAATCCGGAAGAAGTTCCTGGAGTTACAGTTTCAAATTTCATCAGAGCTTCAAGAATGTCAATAACAGGAGAAAAAGAAAGTGTTATTGAATTTCAAAGAGAGCTTGAAGAAAAAATGGAAAGTTTAACTATGGACGCTTCTTATGCTCAAAGATATTTGAATGTCGGCTTTTCCGGTGGAGAAAAGAAAAAAACTGAAATTTTACAAATGGTTATGTTAAATCCTGCACTTGTAATGTTGGATGAAACTGATTCCGGACTTGATATTGATGCAGTTAAGGTTGTTTCTGAAAATGTTGAAAAATTTAAAAGTGAAAATAAATCAATTTTAATCATAACTCATCACAGAGCAATTTTATCAAGAATCAAACCGGATTATGTACATGTTTTGTATGATGGCAAAATTGTTAAAACATCAGATGCTTCTTTGATTGATAAAATTCAAAAAGAAGGTTATTCTTGGGTTTAA
- the sufB gene encoding Fe-S cluster assembly protein SufB, which yields MTSERKKTQVEEMDRGVYDIKNEVRYFSKTEKGLTRDIVMQISKEKNEPDWMLELRLKALEVFEKSKNPNWGPDLSPVDINEITTYIRPDAKMSEDWNELPEDIKGTFDALGIPEAEYKSALSGVGAQYDSEVVYHSLTEKMRKQGVIYTDFETAVREYPDIIKEYFMTCIKPEDHRYAALHYAVWSGGSFVYVPKGVNVSIPLQSYFRLNAPGAGQFEHTLIIVEEGAYCHFIEGCSAPKYNVLNVHAGAVELFIKKNATLRYSTIENWSRNMYNLNTKRAIVDENGTIEWVSGSFGSKVSLLYPMSVLRGEGAKSEFTGITFAGKDQYLDTGAKVIHAAPRTSSSINSKSISKGNGVAIYRGLVDVKPNCPGCKSTVTCESLMLDQESQSDTIPVINIQTSDIDLGHEAKIGRIDDDVIFYLMTRGIPEEEAKAMIVRGFAEPIAKELPLEYAVEMNALINLELEGTIG from the coding sequence ATGACATCAGAAAGAAAAAAAACGCAAGTAGAAGAAATGGACAGAGGTGTCTATGATATAAAAAACGAAGTAAGGTATTTTTCAAAAACTGAAAAAGGCTTAACTCGTGATATTGTTATGCAAATTTCCAAAGAGAAAAATGAACCTGACTGGATGTTGGAATTAAGACTTAAAGCATTGGAAGTTTTTGAAAAATCTAAAAATCCAAATTGGGGACCTGATTTGTCTCCTGTTGATATAAATGAGATTACAACATATATTCGTCCGGACGCAAAAATGAGTGAAGATTGGAATGAGTTGCCTGAGGATATTAAGGGAACATTTGATGCACTTGGTATTCCGGAAGCGGAATATAAAAGTGCACTTTCAGGGGTTGGAGCTCAATACGACAGTGAAGTTGTTTATCATAGCTTAACTGAGAAAATGAGGAAACAAGGAGTTATTTATACAGATTTTGAAACTGCCGTAAGAGAATATCCTGATATAATAAAAGAATATTTTATGACTTGTATAAAACCTGAAGATCATAGATATGCTGCGCTACATTATGCAGTTTGGAGTGGTGGCTCTTTTGTTTATGTTCCAAAGGGAGTTAATGTAAGTATTCCACTACAATCATATTTCAGACTTAATGCACCGGGAGCAGGGCAATTTGAACATACTTTAATCATTGTTGAAGAAGGAGCGTATTGTCATTTTATCGAAGGCTGTTCCGCGCCGAAATACAATGTTTTAAATGTTCACGCCGGAGCAGTTGAACTTTTCATAAAGAAAAATGCAACTTTAAGATATTCTACAATAGAAAATTGGTCAAGAAATATGTATAACTTAAATACAAAAAGAGCAATTGTTGATGAAAATGGAACTATTGAATGGGTTTCAGGATCTTTCGGTTCAAAGGTAAGTCTATTATATCCAATGAGTGTGTTGAGAGGAGAAGGAGCAAAGAGTGAATTTACCGGAATAACTTTTGCAGGTAAAGATCAATATTTGGATACCGGTGCTAAAGTAATTCATGCAGCTCCAAGAACAAGCTCATCAATAAATTCAAAATCCATATCAAAGGGTAATGGAGTTGCAATTTATAGAGGCCTTGTAGATGTAAAACCTAATTGTCCCGGCTGTAAATCAACTGTAACTTGTGAATCCTTAATGTTGGATCAGGAATCTCAATCAGATACAATTCCTGTTATAAATATTCAAACATCTGATATTGATTTGGGACACGAAGCAAAAATAGGTAGAATTGATGACGATGTAATTTTTTACCTTATGACGCGTGGTATTCCTGAAGAAGAGGCAAAAGCTATGATTGTAAGAGGTTTTGCAGAACCTATTGCAAAAGAATTGCCTTTGGAATATGCTGTTGAAATGAATGCTTTGATTAATCTTGAACTTGAAGGAACTATTGGTTAG
- a CDS encoding SufB/SufD family protein has translation MRGNFIPSNTWNATRVNNTEVLLPNLNLKEYSLIKSENKNLDFSYEKFSFSNELTEKLKGFTNLKMDFISTKENPLNKVVSLELNEENNQLVDVIKVRAEENSTLNLTLDYFSRESVKGFRHSIIEIEAEENSDVKIYISQRFSLEVLSIQSVYYIVKENANVEFVQVDLGGRENYVSYIGDLVDNNSNVNVNSIYFGKNEQKLDFNYVATQRGRATNYDLAIKGALADRAQKTCKVTIDFKRGSSTSKGSEEEYVTLLSDDIKNVAVPILLCTEDDVEGIHAASAGKIDENILFYIMSRGFSESEAKRLILESKFAETIDLIENEEIRKRVYTTLSKKLSEV, from the coding sequence ATGAGAGGAAATTTTATACCAAGTAATACTTGGAATGCAACAAGAGTTAATAATACAGAAGTACTATTACCTAATCTGAATCTAAAAGAATATTCTTTAATTAAGAGTGAAAATAAAAATTTGGATTTTTCTTATGAAAAATTTTCGTTTTCAAATGAATTGACTGAAAAATTAAAAGGTTTTACAAATCTAAAAATGGATTTTATTTCAACAAAAGAAAATCCGTTAAATAAAGTTGTTTCATTGGAATTAAACGAAGAAAATAATCAATTAGTCGATGTTATAAAGGTAAGAGCTGAAGAAAATTCGACTTTAAACTTAACTTTGGATTATTTTTCAAGAGAAAGTGTTAAAGGGTTCAGACATTCAATTATAGAAATTGAAGCTGAAGAAAACAGTGATGTTAAAATTTACATTTCTCAAAGATTTTCTTTGGAGGTTTTGAGCATTCAGAGCGTTTATTATATAGTTAAAGAAAATGCAAATGTTGAATTTGTTCAAGTTGATTTAGGAGGCAGAGAAAATTATGTTTCCTATATAGGAGATCTCGTTGATAACAATTCAAATGTCAACGTAAATTCTATTTATTTCGGCAAAAACGAACAAAAATTAGATTTTAATTATGTGGCAACTCAAAGAGGACGTGCTACAAATTATGATTTGGCGATTAAGGGAGCATTAGCTGATAGAGCTCAAAAGACTTGTAAAGTTACTATTGACTTTAAACGTGGTTCATCAACTTCAAAGGGATCCGAAGAAGAATATGTAACATTACTTTCTGATGATATAAAAAATGTTGCAGTTCCGATTTTGCTTTGTACTGAAGATGATGTTGAAGGAATTCATGCAGCGAGTGCGGGGAAAATTGATGAAAATATACTATTTTACATTATGAGTCGTGGTTTTAGTGAATCTGAAGCCAAGAGATTGATTTTGGAATCAAAATTCGCCGAAACTATTGATTTAATAGAAAATGAAGAAATAAGAAAGAGAGTTTATACAACTTTGTCCAAAAAACTTTCGGAGGTATAA
- a CDS encoding aminotransferase class V-fold PLP-dependent enzyme, whose translation MTKTVLDIRKDFPYLNEEKVGKKVIYLDNAATSQKPQAVIDTITNYYSYQNGSPHRGSHYLSMSATEIYEGTRKKVKNFLNSKRTTEIIFTKNASEALNLVAYCYLNKLKKDDEIMLSIMEHHSNLCTWQFLKEKTGAKLKYIYLDDNFQLDMKSFEEKISDKVKLVCITAASNVVATMPDIKKVIEIAHKNGAKVLVDASQIVAHKKLDVQDLDADFLAFSGHKMLSAMGVGVLYGKFDLLKEMDPFLYGGDMIEYVYEDYSTYLLPAGRFEAGTQNVGAVASLGSAIDYLEELGFDYIEKLEGELMNFAFEEMKKLDFIKTYTTKDKNRCPVIAFNVKDAHPHDVSSILDSFGIAIRSGHHCAEPLHRYLNENATCRVSFSFYNTKEEVEYFIDKLKEVRRILHLGH comes from the coding sequence ATGACTAAAACTGTTCTTGATATTAGAAAAGATTTTCCATATTTGAATGAAGAAAAAGTTGGAAAAAAAGTTATTTATTTAGACAATGCAGCTACAAGTCAAAAACCTCAAGCTGTTATTGATACTATAACAAATTACTATTCTTATCAAAACGGAAGTCCACATAGAGGCAGTCATTATTTAAGTATGTCTGCGACTGAAATTTATGAGGGTACTAGAAAAAAAGTTAAGAATTTTCTTAATTCAAAGAGAACGACTGAAATAATTTTTACAAAAAATGCTAGTGAAGCGCTTAACTTAGTTGCCTATTGTTATCTTAATAAATTAAAAAAAGATGATGAAATAATGCTTAGTATTATGGAACATCATAGTAATTTATGTACTTGGCAATTTTTAAAAGAAAAAACAGGGGCTAAACTTAAATATATTTACCTTGATGATAATTTTCAATTGGATATGAAATCTTTTGAAGAAAAAATTTCCGATAAAGTAAAATTGGTATGTATAACTGCTGCATCAAATGTAGTAGCCACAATGCCTGACATCAAAAAAGTTATTGAAATCGCTCATAAAAACGGAGCAAAAGTTTTAGTTGATGCATCACAAATAGTTGCACATAAAAAACTGGATGTTCAGGATTTAGATGCTGATTTCTTAGCCTTTTCAGGACATAAAATGTTAAGTGCAATGGGCGTTGGTGTGCTTTATGGAAAGTTTGACCTCTTAAAAGAAATGGATCCATTCCTTTATGGAGGAGATATGATTGAATATGTTTATGAAGATTATTCAACATATCTTTTGCCGGCAGGCCGTTTTGAAGCAGGGACACAAAATGTAGGAGCAGTTGCTTCGCTAGGTTCTGCTATTGACTATCTAGAAGAATTGGGATTTGATTATATAGAAAAACTGGAAGGAGAACTTATGAATTTTGCTTTTGAAGAAATGAAAAAGCTAGATTTCATAAAGACTTATACTACAAAGGACAAAAATAGATGTCCTGTAATAGCTTTTAATGTAAAAGATGCTCATCCTCATGATGTATCTTCAATACTTGATAGCTTTGGAATTGCAATAAGAAGTGGGCATCATTGTGCAGAGCCTTTGCATAGATATTTGAATGAAAATGCAACTTGTAGAGTGAGTTTTTCTTTCTATAACACTAAAGAAGAAGTAGAATATTTCATTGATAAATTAAAAGAAGTAAGGAGAATATTACATCTTGGACATTAG
- the sufU gene encoding Fe-S cluster assembly sulfur transfer protein SufU, producing MDIREIYTEIITEESRNTKNKRYLEHPTHEEKGHNPSCGDEITLQLDIEDGIIKDASYVGVGCAISQASTSLMIDLIKGKTLDEAKELCETFLAMITEGLEGDELKKLKDAIALQNISTMPARVKCAVLAWHTLKNILEAN from the coding sequence TTGGACATTAGAGAAATTTATACTGAGATAATAACAGAAGAAAGTAGAAATACAAAAAATAAAAGATATTTGGAACATCCGACTCACGAAGAAAAAGGTCATAACCCAAGTTGTGGAGATGAAATTACATTACAATTAGATATTGAAGACGGTATAATCAAAGATGCCTCTTATGTTGGAGTAGGTTGTGCAATCTCCCAAGCCTCAACATCACTTATGATTGATTTAATTAAGGGAAAGACTTTAGACGAAGCAAAAGAACTTTGTGAAACATTTTTAGCAATGATTACAGAAGGTCTTGAGGGCGATGAGCTAAAAAAACTTAAGGATGCTATAGCTCTTCAAAATATTTCTACAATGCCTGCAAGAGTTAAATGTGCTGTTCTTGCTTGGCATACATTAAAAAATATACTTGAAGCTAATTAA
- a CDS encoding DUF1294 domain-containing protein, with translation MRIFFILYLLLDGLLYNYKLLISIIFIMNLISFTIFYIDKRKAIKGKNRISENSLLLSAFLFGSIGAFLSMQIFRHKTKKLKFRILVPLFFVVKVLILYYLYKFID, from the coding sequence ATGAGGATTTTTTTTATATTATATTTGCTTTTAGACGGTTTGTTATACAACTATAAATTATTGATTTCTATAATTTTTATAATGAATTTAATATCTTTTACAATATTTTATATTGATAAAAGAAAAGCTATAAAAGGCAAGAATAGAATTTCAGAGAATAGCTTATTGTTATCAGCTTTTTTATTTGGCTCTATCGGAGCTTTTTTATCTATGCAAATATTTAGACATAAAACGAAAAAGTTGAAATTTAGAATTTTAGTACCACTATTTTTTGTCGTGAAAGTATTGATTTTATATTATTTATATAAATTTATAGATTAA
- the rpoB gene encoding DNA-directed RNA polymerase subunit beta: MTHTEKYGITERVSYSKIQNVLDLPNLIAIQTDSYDWFIKQGIRDVFDDISPIRDYSEAMKLEFLNYRLENAPKYSEQECKDRDMNYSTLLKVDVRLTNNNTGEVKEQEVFMGEIPLMTDNGTFIINGAERVIVSQLVRSPGVYYGEEIDKSGNKLFSSTVIPNRGAWLEYDTDTNGVVSVRIDRTRKLPITTMIRALLYETNEEMVENFGDIKELHTTLEKDITKSYQEAILEIYRKLKPGDPATVESGESLLHNLLFDPRRYDLAKVGRYKFNKKLALRNRLIGTILAEDIFKTDKFGEMEKIASVGDYISEELAEKIENAGYKRVHVKVEDKEIIVVGNHFVDIGAFELGFDISCNGLSEKVYYPVMMEILESASEYEGEEYETQVKRAVRNRVKELSPTHIIRDDIEATVSYEFNLFYGLGICDDIDHLGNRRVRAVGELLQNQFRIGLSRMERVVRERMSTQDPDLATPQGLINIRPLVASLKEFFGSSQLSQFMDQNNPLAELTHKRRLSALGPGGLSRDRAGYEVRDVHESHYGRICPIETPEGPNIGLITSLTTYARVDQYGFIETPYRVVNNGIATKDIVYLTADEEDEVIIAQANEPLDENGRFVNERVSGRGINGENDIYPRDTIQLMDVSPQQIVSVGTAMIPFLENDDATRALMGSNMQRQAVPLLVTEAPIVGTGIEHKAARDSGVVIIAKNSGIVTKVDSDEIHIKRDLDNVVDKYRLLKFKRSNQGTTINQRPIVNENDRINAGDIIADGPSTENGEIALGKNILMAFMNWEGYNYEDAMLLNEQLVIDDVLTSLHIEEHECEAREIKLGSEEITRDVINIGEDMRKNLDENGIIRIGAEVNSGDILVGKVSPKGETELSAEERLLRAIFGEKAREVRDTSLRVPHGETGIVVDVKCYSRKNGDELPPGVNEVVRVYVATKRKINVGDKMCGRHGNKGVISRIMPQEDMPFLPDGTPLQIVLNPLGVPSRMNIGQVLEVHLGLAAKRLGWKVATPVFDGASDIDVLDALKLAGCPESGKIKLRDGRTGDEFDNPVTVGYMYMLKLHHLVDEKIHARSIGPYSLVTQQPLGGKAQFGGQRFGEMEVWALEAYGASHTLQEMLTVKSDDIVGRVKTYESIVKGVNIPEPGIPESFKVLMKELQSLCLDVKLIDEEGEEIKLRENSDEIKAQLVLNEEYAKEEEEEDFDFDSFYDQSGNKEEDFDGFDLSFLEDKDEKGKSSSEKVEQDEIFIEEDIDQ, translated from the coding sequence ATGACACATACTGAAAAGTATGGAATCACAGAAAGGGTTAGTTATTCAAAAATTCAAAATGTTTTGGATCTTCCAAACCTAATTGCCATTCAAACTGATAGTTATGATTGGTTTATTAAGCAAGGAATTAGAGATGTTTTTGACGATATTAGTCCAATTAGGGACTATTCCGAAGCGATGAAGTTGGAATTTTTAAATTATCGTTTAGAAAATGCTCCAAAGTATTCAGAACAAGAATGTAAGGATAGGGATATGAACTATTCAACACTTCTAAAAGTAGATGTTCGTTTAACAAACAATAATACAGGCGAAGTTAAAGAACAAGAAGTGTTTATGGGAGAAATTCCTTTGATGACTGACAACGGGACTTTTATTATTAATGGTGCTGAAAGAGTTATCGTAAGTCAGCTTGTTAGAAGTCCGGGTGTATATTATGGAGAAGAAATTGACAAGTCAGGTAATAAGTTATTTTCTTCAACAGTAATTCCGAACAGAGGTGCTTGGTTAGAATATGATACCGACACAAACGGAGTTGTAAGTGTTCGTATTGACCGAACAAGAAAATTGCCTATAACAACTATGATTAGGGCGTTGTTATATGAAACAAATGAAGAAATGGTTGAAAATTTCGGAGATATTAAAGAACTTCATACTACTTTGGAAAAAGATATAACAAAGAGTTATCAAGAAGCTATTCTTGAAATTTATAGAAAATTAAAACCTGGAGATCCTGCTACTGTTGAAAGTGGGGAAAGTTTATTACATAATTTACTTTTCGATCCAAGAAGATATGATCTTGCAAAAGTTGGTAGATATAAATTTAATAAGAAATTAGCTTTAAGAAATAGATTAATAGGAACAATTTTAGCTGAAGATATTTTCAAGACTGATAAATTCGGTGAAATGGAAAAAATTGCAAGTGTTGGAGATTATATTTCAGAAGAACTTGCTGAAAAAATTGAAAATGCAGGATATAAGAGAGTTCATGTAAAAGTTGAAGACAAAGAGATTATCGTTGTTGGTAACCACTTTGTTGATATTGGTGCGTTTGAATTGGGATTTGACATTTCATGCAATGGACTTTCAGAAAAAGTTTATTATCCAGTTATGATGGAAATTTTAGAATCTGCATCAGAATATGAAGGCGAAGAATATGAAACACAAGTTAAGAGAGCTGTTAGAAATAGAGTTAAAGAGCTTTCTCCTACTCATATTATTCGTGATGATATTGAAGCTACTGTAAGTTATGAATTTAACTTATTCTATGGTCTTGGAATTTGTGATGATATTGACCATTTAGGAAATAGAAGAGTTAGAGCTGTTGGAGAACTTTTACAAAATCAATTTAGAATTGGTTTATCAAGAATGGAGAGAGTTGTTAGAGAAAGAATGTCAACTCAAGATCCAGACCTTGCTACGCCTCAAGGACTTATTAATATAAGACCTCTTGTTGCGTCTTTAAAAGAATTCTTTGGTTCTTCACAATTATCACAATTCATGGATCAAAACAATCCACTTGCAGAACTTACTCATAAGAGAAGATTATCAGCATTAGGACCTGGTGGTCTTAGTAGAGATAGAGCAGGATACGAAGTAAGAGACGTTCATGAAAGTCACTACGGAAGAATTTGTCCGATAGAAACTCCAGAAGGTCCAAACATCGGTCTTATTACTTCTCTTACAACTTATGCAAGAGTTGATCAATATGGATTTATTGAAACACCATATCGTGTTGTAAATAATGGAATTGCTACAAAGGACATTGTTTATTTAACTGCTGATGAAGAAGATGAAGTTATTATCGCTCAAGCCAATGAACCACTTGATGAAAATGGACGTTTTGTAAACGAAAGAGTAAGTGGTCGTGGTATTAATGGCGAAAATGATATTTATCCAAGAGATACAATTCAACTTATGGACGTTTCTCCTCAACAAATTGTATCAGTTGGTACAGCAATGATTCCTTTCCTTGAAAATGACGATGCTACTCGTGCGTTGATGGGTTCAAACATGCAAAGACAAGCAGTGCCTCTACTTGTTACTGAAGCTCCTATTGTAGGAACCGGTATAGAACATAAAGCAGCAAGAGATAGTGGTGTTGTTATCATTGCTAAAAATTCAGGAATTGTTACAAAAGTTGATAGTGATGAAATTCATATTAAAAGAGATTTAGATAATGTAGTTGATAAATATAGATTACTTAAATTTAAACGTTCAAATCAAGGAACAACAATTAATCAAAGACCTATAGTTAATGAAAATGACAGAATTAATGCAGGGGATATTATTGCCGATGGTCCTTCAACAGAAAATGGAGAAATTGCATTAGGTAAAAATATTTTAATGGCATTTATGAACTGGGAAGGTTATAACTACGAAGATGCGATGTTGTTAAATGAACAACTTGTTATAGATGATGTTTTAACTTCATTACACATTGAAGAACATGAATGTGAAGCGAGAGAAATCAAATTAGGTTCTGAAGAAATCACAAGAGATGTTATAAATATCGGTGAAGATATGAGAAAGAACTTAGATGAAAATGGTATTATAAGAATTGGTGCTGAAGTTAATTCAGGAGATATCTTGGTTGGTAAAGTATCACCTAAGGGAGAAACTGAATTAAGCGCAGAAGAAAGACTTTTAAGAGCTATTTTCGGAGAAAAAGCTAGAGAAGTAAGAGATACTTCTTTAAGAGTTCCTCATGGAGAAACTGGTATTGTTGTAGATGTTAAATGTTATAGTAGAAAAAATGGAGATGAATTACCACCAGGAGTTAATGAAGTGGTTAGAGTTTATGTAGCCACTAAGAGAAAGATTAATGTAGGAGATAAAATGTGCGGTAGACATGGTAACAAAGGGGTTATTTCAAGAATAATGCCTCAAGAAGATATGCCATTCTTACCGGATGGAACTCCTTTACAAATCGTTCTTAATCCGTTAGGGGTACCTTCTCGTATGAACATCGGACAAGTACTTGAAGTGCATTTAGGACTTGCAGCTAAAAGACTTGGTTGGAAAGTTGCAACACCTGTATTTGACGGAGCAAGTGATATTGATGTTCTTGATGCATTAAAGCTTGCTGGTTGTCCTGAATCAGGAAAAATAAAACTTAGAGACGGAAGAACTGGAGATGAATTTGACAATCCTGTAACTGTTGGTTATATGTATATGTTAAAACTTCACCATTTAGTAGATGAAAAGATTCATGCTAGATCTATCGGGCCTTATTCTTTAGTTACACAACAACCACTTGGTGGTAAGGCACAATTTGGTGGACAAAGATTTGGAGAAATGGAAGTTTGGGCATTGGAAGCATACGGTGCAAGTCATACTTTACAAGAAATGCTAACTGTTAAGAGTGACGACATTGTAGGTAGAGTTAAAACTTATGAATCAATTGTTAAGGGTGTAAATATTCCTGAACCAGGTATTCCTGAATCCTTCAAAGTTCTTATGAAAGAATTACAATCATTATGTTTAGATGTTAAATTGATTGATGAAGAAGGAGAAGAAATCAAACTTAGAGAAAATTCCGATGAAATTAAGGCTCAACTTGTTTTAAATGAAGAGTATGCCAAAGAAGAAGAGGAAGAAGATTTTGACTTTGATTCATTTTACGATCAATCTGGAAATAAGGAAGAAGATTTTGATGGCTTTGACCTTAGTTTCTTAGAAGATAAAGATGAAAAAGGAAAAAGCAGTTCAGAAAAAGTAGAACAAGACGAAATATTTATAGAAGAAGATATTGATCAATAA